The Saccharopolyspora gloriosae genome window below encodes:
- a CDS encoding helix-turn-helix transcriptional regulator — MQKLWGPQDVADYFGVPVGTVYQWRTRGTGPTGKRVGKHVRYRPEDVEAWFDAQPEGVI, encoded by the coding sequence ATGCAGAAGCTCTGGGGACCGCAGGACGTCGCCGACTACTTCGGCGTCCCGGTCGGCACCGTCTACCAATGGCGCACCCGAGGCACAGGCCCCACCGGCAAGCGGGTCGGCAAGCACGTCCGCTACAGGCCCGAAGACGTCGAAGCCTGGTTCGACGCACAGCCAGAGGGGGTGATCTGA
- the dusB gene encoding tRNA dihydrouridine synthase DusB, with amino-acid sequence MVPTAEHPPRDGLRIGPYAVDPPVVLAPMAGITNVAFRRLCREYGAGLYVCEMITSRALVERHPQTMQMITFDADERPRSMQLYGVDPVTMGQAVRMIVDEDLADHVDMNFGCPVPKVTRKGGGSALPYKRRLFEDIVTAAVRAAEPAGVPVTVKFRIGIDDDHLTYLDAGRIAEQAGASAVALHARTAAQRYSGTADWSTITRLKETVRGIPVLGNGDIFSADDALRMMAETGCDGVVVGRGCLGRPWLFRDLQAAFAGREVPPGPDLGEVRRVLRRHGELLSEHMGEQKGVRDLRKHMAQYLRGFPIGSDLRKRFGLVSSLAELDDLLAGLDPDVPFPEDAEGPRGRQGSAGKVVLPEGWLDDPEDRCVPSGAEIDHSGG; translated from the coding sequence ATGGTGCCGACCGCTGAACACCCGCCTCGGGATGGGCTGCGGATCGGGCCGTACGCCGTGGATCCGCCGGTGGTGCTCGCTCCGATGGCCGGGATCACGAACGTGGCGTTCCGCAGGTTGTGCCGGGAGTACGGCGCGGGGCTCTACGTCTGCGAGATGATCACGAGCCGGGCGCTGGTGGAGCGGCATCCGCAGACCATGCAGATGATCACGTTCGACGCCGATGAGCGGCCGCGTTCGATGCAGCTCTACGGCGTCGACCCGGTGACCATGGGGCAGGCCGTGCGGATGATCGTGGACGAGGACCTCGCCGATCACGTCGACATGAACTTCGGCTGCCCCGTCCCGAAGGTCACCCGCAAGGGCGGGGGCTCCGCGCTGCCGTACAAGCGGCGGCTGTTCGAGGACATCGTCACCGCCGCCGTGCGGGCCGCCGAACCCGCGGGCGTCCCGGTGACCGTGAAGTTCCGCATCGGCATCGACGACGACCACCTCACCTACCTCGACGCGGGGCGGATCGCCGAGCAGGCCGGTGCCTCGGCCGTGGCGCTGCACGCGCGCACCGCCGCGCAGCGCTACTCCGGCACCGCCGACTGGTCCACGATCACCCGGCTCAAGGAGACCGTTCGCGGCATCCCGGTGCTGGGCAACGGCGACATCTTCAGCGCCGACGACGCGCTGCGGATGATGGCCGAGACCGGTTGCGACGGCGTCGTCGTCGGGCGGGGCTGCCTCGGGCGGCCCTGGCTGTTCCGCGACCTGCAGGCCGCGTTCGCGGGGCGGGAGGTCCCGCCCGGACCGGACCTCGGCGAGGTCCGGCGGGTGCTGCGCAGGCACGGCGAGCTGCTCAGCGAGCACATGGGCGAGCAGAAGGGCGTGCGGGACCTGCGCAAGCACATGGCGCAGTACCTGCGCGGCTTCCCCATCGGATCCGACCTGCGGAAGCGGTTCGGGCTCGTGTCCAGCCTCGCCGAACTCGACGACCTGCTGGCTGGGCTCGACCCGGACGTGCCGTTCCCCGAGGACGCCGAAGGTCCGCGCGGGCGGCAGGGCTCCGCTGGGAAAGTCGTGCTGCCGGAAGGCTGGCTCGACGACCCCGAGGACAGGTGCGTCCCGTCGGGCGCCGAGATCGATCACAGCGGCGGCTGA
- a CDS encoding site-specific integrase: MTKYRDFDGVTRPVERSGKTKAAAERELKQALTSRTTSQGGSISPNTKFRDVAEQWFVSILAAVDHGTRSPTTADVYRSHLDRHVLPALAELRVREVTVPRVDAFLVTLRQNTGTATAKTARTIVSNVLGLAVRHGALGANPTRETTRIEGGRRKTPRALTLEERQLWLAQLEADEVASRKDLPDLSRFMLATGVRIGEALAACWPDLDLTAGTVAVNFTVARRKGKGLIRKSTKTSAGERTLPLPSWAVDMLRRRYYLAEDKDGPIFPDSIGGLRDPSNTLRDLRNARGSEGFAWVTSHVFRKTAATILDEAGLTPRLVADQLGHSRPSLTQDVYMARKTVSRDAATALEAAFAKESN; encoded by the coding sequence ATGACCAAGTACCGGGACTTCGACGGTGTGACCCGTCCTGTGGAGCGTTCCGGGAAGACGAAGGCGGCGGCTGAGCGGGAACTCAAGCAGGCGCTGACCAGTCGGACCACCTCACAGGGTGGCTCGATCAGCCCCAACACCAAGTTCCGGGACGTCGCCGAGCAATGGTTCGTGTCCATCCTGGCCGCCGTCGACCACGGGACCCGCTCACCTACGACGGCGGACGTCTACCGCAGTCACCTTGACCGCCACGTGCTTCCCGCGCTCGCGGAACTCCGCGTTCGGGAGGTGACGGTGCCGCGCGTCGACGCCTTCTTGGTCACGCTTCGCCAGAACACGGGCACGGCTACCGCGAAGACCGCTCGAACGATCGTCTCCAACGTGTTGGGCCTGGCCGTCCGGCATGGCGCTTTGGGCGCCAACCCCACCCGCGAGACGACACGCATCGAGGGTGGCCGGCGGAAGACTCCGCGTGCGCTGACCTTGGAGGAACGTCAGCTTTGGCTGGCGCAGCTCGAAGCGGATGAGGTCGCTTCTCGGAAGGACCTGCCGGATCTTTCCCGCTTCATGCTCGCCACCGGCGTCCGCATCGGTGAGGCGCTGGCCGCGTGCTGGCCCGATCTCGACCTGACGGCCGGAACGGTCGCGGTGAACTTCACCGTGGCCCGGCGGAAGGGGAAGGGGCTCATCCGCAAGTCCACCAAAACCAGCGCGGGGGAACGGACGCTGCCGCTGCCCTCGTGGGCCGTCGACATGCTCCGGCGACGCTACTACCTCGCTGAGGACAAAGACGGGCCGATCTTCCCGGACAGCATCGGCGGACTCCGCGACCCGTCGAACACTCTTCGCGATCTCCGCAACGCTCGCGGCAGCGAAGGATTCGCCTGGGTGACTTCGCACGTGTTCCGGAAGACTGCGGCGACCATCCTGGACGAAGCGGGGTTGACGCCACGGCTCGTGGCCGACCAGCTCGGCCACTCCCGGCCGTCGCTCACACAGGACGTCTACATGGCTCGGAAGACGGTCAGCCGGGACGCTGCGACCGCGCTCGAAGCCGCCTTCGCTAAAGAGTCAAACTAG
- a CDS encoding GGDEF domain-containing protein, translating to MTGLRDGVAGPEPLREDVARSLCPAPAPPPDLGPRRTRHELANEGGMVELHESIAALLASRGQWRQAYHHLRSALDLLSTQDTPRVPEQLRHEVNRLRREHAEAREQSLRDSLTASYNRRYLDERLADLLAVDSAGGLAVGLVDLDWFKQVNDTYGHLLGDRVLQRVVDLLQEALPSGSFCARYGGEEFVLVLPTIDAARAVAVCEAARIRIERFPWSQLAPGLRVTVSIGMAHEPDTGQQTSPAATAEQQLIGADALLYAAKQSGRNAVAYRSASEVHIAGLAAERRTGARLLGY from the coding sequence ATGACCGGATTGCGCGACGGTGTCGCCGGACCCGAACCTCTGCGCGAGGACGTCGCTCGTTCGTTGTGCCCCGCGCCGGCGCCACCGCCGGACCTCGGGCCCCGACGCACGCGCCACGAGCTCGCCAACGAGGGCGGCATGGTGGAGCTGCACGAGTCGATCGCGGCGCTGCTCGCCTCCCGGGGCCAGTGGCGGCAGGCCTACCACCACCTGCGCTCCGCGCTGGACCTGCTCTCCACCCAGGACACCCCGCGCGTTCCGGAACAGCTGCGGCACGAGGTGAACCGGCTCCGGCGCGAACACGCCGAAGCCCGCGAGCAGAGCCTGCGCGACAGCCTCACCGCCAGCTACAACCGGCGGTACCTCGACGAACGCCTCGCCGACCTGCTCGCCGTGGACAGCGCTGGCGGGCTCGCCGTCGGGCTCGTCGACCTCGACTGGTTCAAGCAGGTCAACGACACCTACGGGCACCTGCTCGGCGACCGCGTGCTGCAACGCGTCGTCGACCTGCTGCAGGAGGCGCTGCCGTCCGGCTCGTTCTGCGCCCGCTACGGCGGTGAGGAGTTCGTGCTCGTGCTGCCCACCATCGACGCCGCCCGCGCCGTCGCGGTGTGCGAAGCGGCCCGGATCCGCATCGAACGGTTCCCTTGGTCACAACTCGCTCCGGGACTGCGCGTCACCGTGAGCATCGGGATGGCGCACGAACCCGACACCGGCCAGCAGACCTCGCCCGCCGCCACCGCCGAGCAGCAGCTCATCGGCGCGGACGCGCTGCTGTACGCGGCGAAGCAGTCCGGGCGCAACGCGGTCGCCTACCGCTCCGCCAGCGAGGTGCACATCGCCGGGCTCGCCGCGGAGCGCCGGACCGGGGCCAGATTGCTCGGCTACTGA
- a CDS encoding replication initiator yields the protein MVRTDRAVVDRYQRRLQSTDYGRWREQVEATGGCTHPVRMTGAWTVTDNNTSQVLAHKGGHVMVPCGNRRESVCAACSDRYAADAFHLLRAGLSGGTKGVPEHVTERPRVFLTLTAPSFGPVRDDGQPRFPTRYDYTGHVLFNAHAGQLWHRFVIALRRHLAKAAGIRVRDFADHARLSYAKVAEYQRRGAIHFHAVIRLDGPGGASDQAPAWATPDLLADAIHSAHAQVQITTPEIDGQVRELAWGRQIDVRTIKPANAPDFEDGDGEITDDRLSSYVAKYATKGTGKSEAADRPIRSDAHIEQLRINEHYKQLMRTAWALGDRPELDHLNLRRWCHMLAFRGHFLSKSKAFSTTFKQIRGDRQRFRLEAALDELGVTEDTVTVVNHWDMTSVGHRTPEERDIAEGIAQRRRDTRKHHHTTERKD from the coding sequence ATGGTGCGTACTGACCGGGCGGTCGTGGACCGCTACCAACGACGACTCCAGTCCACCGATTACGGCCGCTGGCGTGAGCAGGTCGAAGCCACCGGCGGATGCACCCACCCCGTCCGCATGACCGGCGCCTGGACCGTCACCGACAACAACACCAGCCAGGTCCTCGCCCACAAAGGCGGGCACGTGATGGTGCCGTGCGGGAACCGCCGCGAGAGCGTCTGTGCCGCCTGCTCCGACCGGTACGCCGCCGACGCCTTCCACCTCCTCCGCGCGGGCCTGTCCGGCGGAACCAAAGGCGTCCCCGAGCACGTCACCGAGCGGCCTCGGGTGTTCCTCACCTTGACCGCTCCGTCGTTCGGGCCGGTCCGCGATGACGGGCAGCCGAGGTTTCCGACTCGGTACGACTACACGGGGCATGTCCTGTTCAACGCGCACGCCGGGCAGCTCTGGCACCGGTTCGTCATCGCACTACGCCGCCACCTCGCGAAGGCGGCCGGAATCCGGGTCCGGGACTTCGCCGACCACGCCCGGCTCTCCTACGCCAAAGTCGCCGAATACCAGCGACGCGGCGCCATCCACTTCCACGCCGTGATCCGCCTCGACGGACCCGGCGGCGCCTCGGACCAGGCACCAGCTTGGGCGACTCCGGATCTGCTGGCCGATGCCATTCATTCGGCGCACGCGCAGGTTCAGATCACGACACCGGAGATCGACGGTCAGGTGCGTGAACTTGCGTGGGGCAGGCAGATCGACGTCCGCACGATCAAACCCGCCAACGCCCCGGACTTCGAAGACGGCGACGGCGAGATCACCGACGACCGCCTCTCCTCCTACGTCGCCAAGTACGCCACCAAGGGCACCGGGAAGTCCGAGGCGGCCGACCGGCCGATCCGCTCCGACGCGCACATCGAACAGTTGCGGATCAACGAGCACTACAAGCAGCTCATGCGCACCGCCTGGGCACTCGGCGACCGCCCGGAGCTGGATCACCTCAACCTGCGGCGCTGGTGCCACATGCTCGCCTTCCGCGGCCACTTCCTCAGCAAGTCCAAGGCGTTCTCCACGACGTTCAAGCAGATCCGCGGCGATCGCCAACGCTTCCGGCTTGAAGCCGCGCTGGACGAACTCGGCGTCACCGAAGACACCGTGACCGTGGTCAACCACTGGGACATGACCTCAGTCGGACACCGCACCCCAGAGGAACGCGACATCGCCGAAGGCATCGCCCAACGACGACGCGACACCCGCAAACACCACCACACCACCGAACGAAAGGACTGA